tacttaccgggctttggtcgcgagcagcaggagaacaagaagctagcagcgtgtcacaaaactctgcctcccccctccttcctctgggggcggggccagagaagttgcacgcacagcgggcccctgcagaagtcttgagtgagagatcagcagttcaggtaagggggtggggggctggggggtttgagcgtgtgtgtgtatatgtgattaatggaatgaatgagtatttaaatgtttgtgaatgagtgtgtgttagtatggatgtgtaagggtggtggtggtagcatggcatagggaggctgtactcacactcctatcatcctaggttccagcatgtactggctgccttggcttgataggggtgtgattgctgttagcagttatatatatatctccagaaatgccttttaaccccctatatgccactctgccccatgatatgccttttaaccccctatatgccactctggcatataggggattaaaaggcatatcatggggcagagtggcaaatagggggtataaggcatttctgggggcagagtggcaaccctgggggcagatgtgcataactgggggggcaggttggcaaataaaaggaaataaaaaaatatatatttttctcaatcatagcttttattaaatatgaaaatattgtttacatgaattaatatttactagtaaaactttttttcctatagggtagtcttatattcaggctttttgtttttttcctaaattaatatttagattttggggggtcgtcttataatcagggtcgtcttataatcgagcaaatacggtatattacgtAAATAgctaaatatgtaatatttcttGTTATACGTAACTGCCttatatgttaataaaatgtaagcaaAGTAACTATTGTTTGAAGCGTCATCATAGAAATAGAATGTGGTCGACGAGTGTCGGAGGTCTCCTAAACCTGGGAAGCAGACTCCTATGTGGTATTATTAAGAGTGTCCATCTGGATGGCCTGCTTCTGATGTTCATCGGAAGGTTTGTCTTTGGGCGGTTCGGCTTCAAACTCATTTTCatagttaatattaataatgctcCGAGGTTTATGCTGTGGAGTTGGGGTGGGGGTTATTTCCGTGTCTCTGAAGGCGAAGAAATCAAAGTGATCTACGGGGGTGTCCAGATGAAGCACTGTTcattttagaacaaaaaaaatgtaagttacGGGGTAGcaatcacaaataaaaacatggaaagtgCCAAAATCTACAAAAATTTGATAAAGTATGGCCTGCCCTGCATTCTGAATTAAGCATAATCATGATCTATACACTGTTGACCGGTTGTAGATGATTAACGGGAGACAGTGTATTAATGTACTCCTTGCTCCTAGAAGACCTAGACATGTACCTAATTGTGTCTCAATATACGTTTAGTCTGTGAACGCACAAATAGAGTATATGTAAGCAGGGCTTGTGTTTATTGATAAATGCTCAAAACCAAGAAGAGTTTGTGGATAATAGGCCTACGATAAACCTATAAACAAGAGCCTGTGAACATAGAGCTTGGCAACAAATAAGATACCTGGGTCTTCAAAGCCTTCTCCATAGAGTCTGTGGTGCGAGAACATGTCCTCTTTATGTTGCCGGTTATAAATGCAGTAGACCAGAATCAAGAGACACCCAAGCACTCCGGCCATGGCAAGGAACAGCACAAGCAGCCTGTGTGACGCAGAACTTATATGGTTCACGGAATCTAGTAAATAGAGCAAAACATGCGTATGAGAATACACTGAACACCATAAAACATGTGACTTCTACCCAATAATTCTTTTTAATTAGACGGTCCACTAAATTTGAAAATTGTCCAAGAGCCCTGGGCATTGCTCCAGATTTCATACTCTGCTCCAAGAACCGTTCCACCCAGGAGTCCACTGCTTCATGTAATAGTCAATCAGAGATTTCATTCAAACTCTGAAATTGTGGGTCATGACCTGTTGATAAACTATTGACTTTACGATTATATTTTGGCCTAGCCCCTTTTATGTTGCCCCTGCCATACACACCCCTGTATTCCGAAAGGTGGGGATTCCAGACAGTGGTTACTGGTCTTCACCCCAAAAAGGGGATGAAGCACACAGCAGCAAGGTCTCTCTAATGCCTAGGTTCCTACCATTTGACTTTGTCGGGCATTCAGTGGGCCCTAATTTTTATCAGGAACCAGTAAAGCACATTACTGGCACCCAGAATAGATAGGTATAGTGCCTATACTCTCCGAATGCATACTCCTCCACCGCTGGGGTCCGGAACTGATACTTGTCTGACCCAATGGCCAGCTAGTCTGCTAAGAATAATGTGCTTTTTGCTATTTCTTTACACATTATTGTGGGTTTCTGGGCTGTAGAACCTTCTGAtatcctcatacccagcaaacattctgagctcctacagaagggggcatcgggggaggaaagagagacgGAGGGATTTTGGTCCAAAGGAGGAACTTGTTCTACCAAAAGGGAGACCTACTGTACAACAATGCACAATATACCTAATCCCCCATCCCCCGCTTGTCCAGCTTTGATACCCTGCTCAGAAACCCAACATATAGATTTCTCCAGTATAAAATTATGAATAGTAATCTATAAATCACGGCTCTCCGGTTACCTATTATAAAAAAGCCCCCTAGGTAACTATGTCCCAGCTGGTGGCTTTTAATGATATACAATTAAGTAGTATGCTTTCCAGATGCTGGTTGCACATTTAGGAATCAATAGCtggagacatatatatatatatatatatatatatatatatatatatatatatatatatacaaaaaattacaaattaattCTACACCAAAAGGGCAATAATCAGGAATATAACAAATACGAGTTAGTTTCATTTTCCAAATGCTTTTATCGTTCGACACATTGCCTCGGGAgtcaaaaaaaaccccccactaA
This window of the Spea bombifrons isolate aSpeBom1 chromosome 12, aSpeBom1.2.pri, whole genome shotgun sequence genome carries:
- the GFY gene encoding Golgi-associated olfactory signaling regulator yields the protein MAGVLGCLLILVYCIYNRQHKEDMFSHHRLYGEGFEDPVLHLDTPVDHFDFFAFRDTEITPTPTPQHKPRSIININYENEFEAEPPKDKPSDEHQKQAIQMDTLNNTT